In one window of Haemophilus parainfluenzae DNA:
- the purT gene encoding formate-dependent phosphoribosylglycinamide formyltransferase, translating into MTTLGTALTPNAIKVMMLGSGELGKEVVIELQRLGVEVIAVDRYENAPAQQVAHRAYTISMLDGAALKALVEKERPDYIVPEVEAIATDTLIELEKAGFNVVPTAKATKLTMNREGIRRLAAEELKLPTSPYQFVDNFDDFQSAVEKIGIPCVVKPIMSSSGHGQSILKSKDDLQKAWDYAQQGGRAGAGRVIVEGFVKFDYEITLLTVRHINGTSFLAPIGHRQENGDYRESWQPQVMSDAALKKAQDVAEKITTALGGRGIFGVEMFVCGDEVIFNEVSPRPHDTGMVTLISQELSEFALHARAILGLPIPEITLISPSASKAIVVEGQSKNVQFGNITEVLAEPNTNIRIFGKGEVNGHRRLGVLLARDISVEKALEKVERAYAKLDVKL; encoded by the coding sequence ATGACAACCCTAGGTACAGCATTAACCCCAAATGCTATTAAAGTGATGATGCTTGGCTCTGGTGAACTAGGCAAAGAGGTGGTAATTGAATTACAACGTTTAGGCGTAGAAGTAATTGCCGTCGATCGTTATGAAAACGCTCCAGCACAACAAGTGGCACATCGTGCTTATACGATTTCCATGCTAGATGGTGCAGCCCTCAAAGCCTTAGTGGAAAAAGAGCGCCCAGATTACATTGTGCCGGAAGTGGAAGCCATCGCAACTGATACGCTGATTGAATTAGAAAAAGCAGGTTTTAATGTTGTACCTACCGCCAAAGCCACCAAGCTTACGATGAATCGCGAAGGCATTCGTCGCTTAGCAGCAGAAGAGCTTAAATTGCCAACCTCACCTTATCAATTTGTCGATAACTTTGATGACTTCCAAAGTGCGGTTGAAAAAATTGGTATTCCTTGCGTAGTGAAACCGATTATGTCCTCTTCTGGCCACGGTCAAAGTATTTTGAAATCCAAAGATGACTTACAAAAAGCCTGGGATTACGCGCAACAAGGTGGTCGAGCAGGTGCTGGACGCGTGATTGTAGAAGGGTTTGTTAAATTCGATTATGAAATCACTTTACTCACCGTTCGCCACATCAACGGCACCAGCTTCTTAGCACCAATCGGCCATCGTCAAGAAAATGGTGACTATCGAGAATCTTGGCAACCACAAGTCATGTCTGATGCAGCCTTGAAAAAAGCACAAGACGTAGCAGAGAAAATTACCACCGCATTAGGTGGTCGTGGCATTTTCGGCGTGGAAATGTTTGTGTGTGGTGATGAGGTTATCTTCAATGAAGTCTCCCCTCGCCCACATGATACCGGTATGGTCACGCTAATTTCTCAAGAATTATCTGAGTTCGCCTTACATGCCCGTGCGATTTTAGGCTTACCTATTCCAGAAATCACTCTTATTAGCCCATCGGCTTCAAAAGCCATTGTGGTGGAAGGTCAATCGAAAAACGTACAATTTGGCAATATCACCGAAGTATTAGCTGAACCAAACACCAATATTCGTATTTTTGGCAAAGGCGAAGTCAATGGCCATCGCCGTTTAGGTGTATTACTCGCTCGTGATATTTCCGTAGAAAAAGCATTAGAAAAAGTAGAACGAGCTTACGCGAAGTTAGATGTAAAATTATAA
- a CDS encoding YqaA family protein, with amino-acid sequence MWDIFSFSFLTNFWQTYGLCLMFFSAFLSATILPGNSEIVFVTLAVPKVLVNSLLSADIFWLVFLATAGNTLGSLTTYWIGRWFPKINSKNDRTLWIINKIQRYGAITLLLSWLPIIGDVFCAVAGWLRLNWLSCLIFMTIGKALRYIALLFFSLPFVS; translated from the coding sequence ATGTGGGACATTTTTTCTTTCAGCTTTTTGACTAATTTTTGGCAAACCTATGGACTATGTCTGATGTTTTTCAGTGCATTCTTAAGTGCCACCATACTGCCAGGCAATTCTGAAATTGTTTTTGTTACCCTTGCTGTACCAAAAGTATTGGTTAATTCATTATTAAGTGCAGATATTTTTTGGCTTGTTTTTCTGGCAACCGCAGGCAATACACTTGGCAGCCTCACCACTTACTGGATTGGTCGATGGTTTCCAAAAATTAATAGCAAAAATGACCGCACTTTGTGGATAATAAACAAAATACAACGTTATGGCGCCATCACTTTATTATTAAGTTGGCTGCCTATTATCGGGGATGTGTTTTGTGCGGTAGCCGGTTGGCTTCGTTTAAATTGGCTAAGTTGTTTGATTTTTATGACGATTGGAAAAGCACTGCGTTATATTGCCCTACTCTTTTTCAGTTTACCTTTCGTGTCATAG
- the ppx gene encoding exopolyphosphatase yields the protein MHNDKQLAQLAEPHHRGEAREIAAIDLGSNSFHMIVARIINGSIQVLSRLKQKVRLADGLDEHNVLSQEAIERGVNCLALFAERLQGFAPEDVNVVGTYTLRRAVNNDEFLRQAATVFPYPINIISGQTEAKTIYAGVCHTQPENGRKLVIDIGGGSTEMIIGDDFTPLVAESRHMGCVSFAKKFFPNGEISKENFEQARQSAVNKIEDLSWEYRKLGWQSVLGSSGTIKTVYQVITATLDPNGIITAERLQNLIERTLQASHFEELNIAGLNSDRVDIFVPGLTILSAVFDVFSLENMRYSDGALREGVIYSLEKNFQVSDIRTRTALGLAEQFNLDLAQADRVANSAKTLINQYTHWQKPYLADEMKNLLIWAARLLEVGIVINHRNVQKHSAYILQNMELPGFDREQQRLLVNLVRYHTGAFKKNDLPIFARYADEDVLVLLLLLRISVILNKSRQATDSTDKINLRIDRSLQTCELTFEKHYLDNNPLVWNELRLESNLLKDLELSLIFN from the coding sequence ATGCATAATGACAAGCAACTGGCTCAACTCGCAGAACCTCATCACCGAGGTGAGGCCAGGGAGATTGCCGCCATTGATTTAGGCTCAAACAGCTTCCACATGATTGTGGCACGCATTATCAATGGCTCAATTCAGGTGCTTTCTCGTTTAAAACAAAAAGTGAGACTTGCCGATGGCTTAGACGAGCACAATGTATTAAGCCAAGAAGCCATTGAGCGCGGTGTAAATTGCCTTGCACTTTTTGCTGAACGCTTACAAGGCTTTGCGCCAGAAGATGTGAATGTCGTCGGAACTTATACCTTACGAAGAGCGGTCAATAATGATGAATTTTTACGCCAGGCTGCCACTGTCTTTCCCTATCCCATTAATATCATCAGCGGTCAAACTGAAGCTAAAACTATTTATGCGGGTGTTTGCCACACTCAACCCGAAAACGGACGTAAACTGGTCATTGATATTGGTGGTGGCTCGACCGAAATGATCATCGGTGATGATTTCACCCCCTTAGTGGCGGAAAGTCGTCACATGGGCTGTGTGAGCTTTGCCAAAAAATTCTTTCCGAATGGAGAAATTTCAAAAGAAAACTTCGAGCAAGCTCGCCAAAGTGCGGTCAATAAAATTGAAGATTTAAGCTGGGAATACCGCAAACTTGGGTGGCAATCTGTACTCGGCTCATCTGGCACGATCAAAACCGTGTACCAAGTGATTACTGCAACCCTTGATCCAAACGGTATCATCACCGCTGAACGCTTACAAAATTTAATTGAACGAACCTTACAAGCTTCCCATTTTGAAGAGCTCAATATTGCGGGACTAAACTCTGATCGTGTGGATATCTTTGTGCCAGGCTTGACCATTTTAAGTGCTGTTTTTGACGTTTTTAGCTTAGAAAATATGCGCTACTCTGACGGTGCTTTGCGAGAAGGAGTGATTTACAGCTTAGAAAAAAACTTCCAAGTTTCAGATATCCGTACGCGTACCGCATTAGGACTTGCCGAACAATTTAACTTAGATTTAGCGCAAGCCGATCGCGTAGCAAATAGTGCAAAAACCTTAATTAACCAATACACCCATTGGCAAAAACCGTATCTTGCTGATGAAATGAAAAATCTACTGATTTGGGCAGCACGCTTATTAGAAGTCGGTATTGTCATTAATCATCGCAATGTACAAAAACATTCCGCTTATATTCTGCAAAATATGGAATTACCCGGTTTTGATCGTGAGCAGCAACGCTTATTGGTGAATTTAGTTCGTTATCATACGGGTGCATTTAAAAAGAATGATTTACCAATTTTTGCTCGTTATGCAGATGAAGATGTCCTTGTTTTACTGCTTCTTTTACGCATTTCGGTGATTTTAAATAAATCCCGCCAAGCGACAGATAGCACGGATAAAATTAATCTTAGAATTGACCGCTCTTTACAAACTTGCGAACTGACCTTTGAGAAACATTATCTGGATAACAATCCGTTAGTGTGGAATGAATTGCGCTTAGAAAGCAATTTACTCAAAGATTTAGAACTCAGTTTGATTTTTAACTGA
- the luxS gene encoding S-ribosylhomocysteine lyase, whose translation MPLLDSFKVDHTRMNAPAVRVAKTMRTPKGDDITVFDLRFCIPNKEILPPKGIHTLEHLFAGFMRDHLNNDNVEIIDISPMGCRTGFYMSLIGTPNEQQVADAWLASMKDILTVQDQNQIPELNEYQCGTYTEHSLEEAHKIAKNVISRGVGINKNDDLALDESFLK comes from the coding sequence ATGCCATTACTCGACAGTTTTAAAGTGGATCACACCCGTATGAACGCACCTGCCGTGCGAGTTGCCAAAACGATGCGTACCCCAAAGGGCGATGACATCACTGTTTTTGATCTTCGTTTTTGCATTCCAAACAAAGAAATTCTCCCACCAAAAGGGATTCACACCCTTGAGCATTTATTTGCGGGCTTTATGCGTGACCATTTAAACAATGACAATGTAGAAATCATCGATATTTCCCCAATGGGCTGTCGCACAGGTTTTTACATGTCATTAATCGGCACTCCAAACGAGCAACAAGTGGCTGATGCATGGTTAGCTTCCATGAAAGATATTTTAACCGTGCAAGATCAAAACCAAATTCCTGAATTAAATGAATACCAATGCGGAACTTACACTGAGCATTCTTTAGAAGAAGCACATAAAATTGCTAAAAATGTGATTTCTCGCGGTGTGGGGATTAATAAAAATGACGATTTAGCACTCGATGAATCTTTCTTAAAATAA
- a CDS encoding translocation/assembly module TamB domain-containing protein, with product MTMSEQEKQPDNQNTQPIKKKKTYRKILCVGSAVIFVPVLGLVTALFFDSGQRALIQLADKMLDSLSIEQVSGGLQDGLVLENLRFQTTSVDVSLPKARLQLNLAHLLSGDIIVDDLSLTQPKIVIDTSVMPPSEEKQTESGPMEKIHFPVSVQVKNVAVTDFDMKLDQSNITFSSFQSAVSLNNESGLTLEPTTISDVLFSTVTQTQANPPQPEKKEPAKPVDWAQIEQKLTPAFLGNLNAVNLPFDMHIPSVLGTNWQYQSLNEKGEETQKITVPKVELQADATDHLVKLQKLEIDSSLGTLSSQGQLQLNEDFPVDLTLKSDLQAFKSKDKTILPASKVDLNVSGSLKKTTALSLTTQGVLDATLTGNVKLAEDKMPLNLQLKAKKGQYAFADSLAPLKINDVDINLSGDLLNYHLKTLGEIEGLNHIPPTKIDLNADGKLYEIKINELNLNNPEGSAHFSGSSNWQDRVQWDISANFQEMNLKPYVPDIPAVLSGKIHSQGHIGVANWKVEVPTVDLVGRLSSRPLSLKGRLLLSDDALLNIPNLQLNYGNNHLTAKGILGEESDLNLDINAPDLRGLWQDLAGSVVGKAQILGKLTAPTINTDLTVQGLHFQGLDLSKALIKGNVVSEPQVKGKLNVKAENFRYGDSIKLYNIDLNASGDEKHHTLTLKSKGEPVAANLQITGNFDRTSQQWKGNLSQVHLNSPIGDFKVNQTIPVTYDNKKIQATIGSHCWVNQDLDLCFPQQFTAGKNGEVPFELKRINLDVVNKLMGQNMLKGQLQSRGKVAWFSDKPLQLHVAVEGNNIGVAQKLDYRTFKLDIPKLSVNANIQNNNLTLKSNINIQNQGRIGTDLKINDLSKGRQLGGTFTIEGLRLSLANQLLSSGESMDGEVVSRLSFGGNLEKPLLNGYFDLRHVKTKLKSLPFDVTDGQVAIRFNGTSSTLNGHVQTPDSKLNINGRANWANMNNWTAEVRAQADNFKVDIPSMAKLKVSPNVVVKASPKHLDLSGNVDIPWARIAIESLPDNAEPVSEDEVILNGPRKSKEELINRQFVSETKSGMQIQSDLKIKIGDDVHLNAYGLKTNLDGLLSVKQDKGKLGLFGQINLKNGRYASFGQDLLIRKGQISFAGLPSQPMLNIEAIRNPEAMEDSKVTAGVKVIGIASSPQVTVFSDPAKSQDQALSYLLTGRSLENSGEAGSGGSVGAALLGLGLAKSGKVVGGIGEAFGIQDLNLGTAGVGDSSKVQVSGNIGKRLQVKYGVGLFDGLAEVTLRYRLMPQLYFQSVSSTNQVFDLLYQFEF from the coding sequence ATGACTATGTCTGAACAAGAAAAACAACCAGATAACCAAAACACACAACCCATCAAAAAGAAAAAGACCTACCGTAAAATTTTATGTGTCGGAAGTGCGGTCATTTTTGTTCCTGTTTTAGGCTTAGTCACAGCACTTTTTTTTGACAGTGGACAACGTGCACTTATTCAACTCGCCGATAAAATGCTCGATAGCTTGTCTATTGAACAAGTCAGCGGTGGGTTACAAGATGGTTTGGTCTTAGAGAATTTACGTTTTCAAACAACCAGCGTAGATGTGTCTCTCCCTAAAGCGCGCTTACAACTGAATTTAGCTCATTTACTTTCAGGTGATATTATTGTTGATGATCTCAGCTTAACGCAGCCTAAAATCGTCATTGATACCAGTGTTATGCCGCCTTCTGAAGAGAAACAGACTGAAAGTGGTCCAATGGAAAAAATCCATTTCCCGGTTTCTGTACAAGTGAAAAATGTGGCAGTCACTGACTTTGATATGAAACTCGATCAAAGTAATATTACCTTTTCGTCATTTCAAAGTGCGGTCAGTTTAAACAATGAATCTGGCCTTACCCTTGAGCCTACCACGATTTCAGACGTGCTTTTCTCAACGGTCACCCAAACTCAAGCAAATCCCCCTCAGCCGGAGAAAAAAGAACCGGCTAAACCCGTTGATTGGGCGCAAATTGAGCAAAAACTCACTCCCGCTTTTTTAGGTAATTTAAATGCGGTGAACTTGCCTTTTGATATGCACATTCCAAGTGTTTTGGGTACAAACTGGCAATATCAATCACTCAATGAAAAAGGTGAAGAAACCCAAAAAATCACTGTGCCTAAAGTAGAATTGCAAGCGGATGCCACCGATCATTTAGTGAAATTACAAAAGCTTGAAATTGATAGCTCTCTCGGTACACTTTCTAGCCAAGGGCAACTCCAGCTCAATGAGGATTTTCCAGTTGATCTCACATTAAAATCTGATCTCCAAGCATTTAAATCAAAAGACAAAACCATTCTGCCTGCTAGCAAAGTTGATCTCAATGTATCGGGTTCATTGAAAAAAACAACCGCACTTTCATTAACCACACAAGGCGTACTTGATGCGACCTTAACCGGTAATGTGAAACTGGCTGAAGATAAAATGCCATTAAATCTGCAGTTAAAAGCGAAAAAAGGTCAATACGCTTTTGCAGATAGCCTCGCACCGCTCAAAATTAACGATGTTGATATCAACCTTTCCGGTGACTTATTGAATTATCACCTTAAAACGCTTGGAGAAATAGAAGGATTGAATCATATTCCTCCTACAAAAATTGACTTAAATGCAGATGGTAAGCTGTATGAAATCAAAATTAACGAACTAAATTTAAATAATCCTGAAGGTTCGGCTCATTTTTCAGGTTCATCAAACTGGCAAGATCGGGTGCAATGGGATATTTCTGCCAATTTTCAGGAAATGAATCTTAAGCCTTATGTTCCAGATATCCCAGCAGTATTATCAGGGAAAATTCATTCACAAGGTCACATTGGGGTGGCCAATTGGAAAGTAGAAGTACCTACTGTAGATTTAGTTGGTCGTCTTTCTTCTCGACCATTGAGCTTGAAAGGTCGTCTCTTGTTGAGTGATGACGCTTTACTGAATATTCCAAATTTACAATTAAACTATGGTAATAATCACCTCACAGCTAAAGGTATATTGGGTGAAGAATCTGATTTAAACTTGGATATCAATGCACCTGATTTACGTGGTCTATGGCAAGATTTAGCGGGTTCCGTCGTTGGCAAAGCCCAGATTTTAGGTAAGCTTACGGCACCAACCATTAATACCGATTTAACGGTGCAAGGCTTACATTTCCAAGGGTTAGACTTATCCAAAGCCTTAATTAAAGGTAATGTTGTCAGTGAACCGCAAGTGAAAGGTAAACTTAACGTCAAAGCGGAAAACTTCCGCTATGGCGATAGCATCAAATTATATAATATTGATTTGAATGCATCAGGTGATGAGAAACATCATACCCTTACCTTAAAATCAAAAGGTGAACCTGTTGCAGCTAATTTACAAATCACCGGCAATTTTGACCGCACTTCTCAGCAATGGAAAGGAAATTTAAGTCAGGTACATTTAAACTCACCCATCGGCGATTTTAAAGTGAATCAAACTATTCCGGTGACCTATGACAACAAAAAAATCCAAGCCACCATCGGATCACACTGCTGGGTTAACCAAGATTTAGATTTGTGTTTTCCACAACAATTTACGGCAGGGAAAAACGGCGAAGTCCCTTTTGAGCTGAAACGTATTAATTTAGATGTAGTGAATAAATTGATGGGACAAAACATGCTCAAAGGTCAATTACAAAGCCGAGGTAAAGTAGCGTGGTTCAGTGATAAACCGTTACAACTACATGTAGCAGTAGAAGGTAATAACATTGGTGTGGCGCAAAAATTAGACTACCGCACCTTTAAGCTAGATATTCCTAAATTAAGCGTGAATGCCAATATTCAAAATAACAATTTAACCCTGAAATCAAACATTAATATTCAAAATCAAGGTCGAATCGGTACGGACTTAAAAATTAATGATTTAAGTAAAGGTCGACAATTAGGCGGCACCTTTACTATTGAAGGTTTACGTTTATCTTTAGCGAATCAACTTCTCTCTAGCGGTGAAAGCATGGATGGTGAAGTGGTTTCTCGCTTAAGTTTTGGTGGCAATTTAGAAAAACCATTGCTAAACGGTTATTTTGATCTTCGCCATGTCAAAACAAAACTAAAAAGCCTACCTTTTGATGTGACTGATGGACAAGTGGCAATCCGCTTTAATGGTACGTCTTCAACCTTAAATGGTCATGTTCAAACACCAGATAGCAAACTTAATATTAACGGGCGAGCTAACTGGGCTAACATGAATAACTGGACGGCAGAAGTTAGAGCGCAAGCGGATAATTTCAAAGTCGATATTCCGTCTATGGCGAAATTAAAAGTCAGTCCGAATGTGGTTGTCAAAGCGTCACCTAAACACTTGGATTTAAGTGGAAACGTGGATATCCCATGGGCAAGAATTGCTATTGAAAGCTTACCGGACAATGCTGAGCCAGTAAGTGAAGATGAAGTTATTTTAAATGGCCCAAGAAAAAGTAAAGAAGAACTCATCAATCGCCAATTTGTTTCAGAAACCAAATCCGGTATGCAAATTCAATCTGACTTAAAAATTAAAATCGGTGATGATGTGCATTTAAATGCCTATGGTTTAAAAACGAATTTGGATGGTTTACTTTCTGTGAAACAGGATAAAGGTAAGCTAGGATTATTCGGTCAAATTAACCTGAAAAATGGTCGTTATGCTTCTTTTGGACAGGATTTATTAATTCGTAAAGGACAAATTAGCTTCGCGGGTTTACCTTCACAACCGATGTTAAATATTGAAGCGATTCGTAACCCAGAAGCTATGGAAGACAGTAAAGTGACCGCAGGGGTAAAAGTGATTGGTATAGCATCTAGCCCACAAGTCACCGTCTTCTCTGATCCTGCAAAATCACAAGATCAGGCACTCTCTTACTTATTAACTGGTCGTTCATTAGAAAACAGTGGTGAAGCGGGATCTGGTGGTTCTGTGGGAGCGGCATTACTTGGCTTAGGTTTAGCGAAAAGTGGTAAAGTCGTCGGCGGTATTGGCGAAGCCTTTGGTATTCAAGACTTAAACTTAGGCACTGCCGGTGTTGGTGATAGCTCTAAAGTACAAGTTAGTGGTAATATTGGTAAACGCTTACAAGTGAAATACGGCGTAGGATTGTTTGATGGCTTGGCGGAAGTGACTTTACGTTATCGCTTAATGCCGCAGCTTTATTTCCAATCGGTTTCTAGCACAAACCAAGTTTTTGATTTATTGTATCAATTTGAATTTTAG
- a CDS encoding aldehyde dehydrogenase family protein: MTKDLNVFDKHYGLLINGEWTNGSEGNTLTAYNPANGEALATFIDATDADVDAAVNAAKEAFKTWKNTSATERATILNKIADIIDENTELFALQETLDNGKPIRETRAADIPLASDHFRYFASVIRAEEGVANQLDSEDLSLILREPIGVVGQIIPWNFPFLMAAWKIAPALAAGCTVVIHPSSSTSLSLLSLAQKINHLLPKGVFNVITGKGSKSGEYMLHHTGFNKLAFTGSTEIGRKIGVAAAEMLIPSTLELGGKSANIFFDDMPFDKALEGAQKGILFNQGQVCCAGSRIFVQESVYDKFIAALKEEFKKVKVGLPWEDDTQMGAQVNGNQVKVISKYVDIAKEEGCQIILGGGKSTDPALARGEFFQPTLILAPDNKKRVAQEEIFGPVAVVIKFKDEADVIKMANDSDYGLGGAVWTYNINRALRVARALETGRVWVNCYNRLPAGAPFGGYKTSGIGRETHKMMLDAYTQVKNIFISTREEREGMY; this comes from the coding sequence ATGACAAAAGATCTTAATGTCTTTGATAAACACTATGGTTTATTGATCAACGGCGAATGGACAAATGGCTCTGAGGGTAATACCTTAACAGCATATAACCCTGCAAATGGTGAAGCCTTAGCCACCTTTATTGACGCTACGGATGCAGATGTCGATGCTGCAGTGAATGCTGCGAAAGAGGCCTTTAAAACCTGGAAAAATACCAGCGCAACGGAACGAGCTACAATTTTGAATAAAATTGCAGATATTATTGACGAAAATACCGAATTATTCGCTTTACAAGAAACGTTGGATAACGGTAAACCGATTCGCGAAACACGCGCAGCAGATATTCCGTTGGCATCAGATCATTTCCGTTATTTTGCCAGTGTTATTCGCGCCGAAGAAGGTGTCGCAAACCAACTGGATAGCGAAGATTTGTCGTTGATTTTACGCGAGCCTATTGGCGTTGTTGGTCAAATTATTCCATGGAACTTTCCGTTCTTAATGGCTGCATGGAAAATAGCACCTGCATTGGCAGCAGGTTGTACCGTCGTGATTCACCCATCTTCCTCTACTTCATTGAGCTTACTTTCCTTAGCTCAAAAAATTAATCATTTATTACCGAAAGGTGTCTTCAATGTTATCACTGGTAAGGGTTCTAAATCTGGCGAATACATGTTGCACCATACTGGATTTAACAAACTGGCATTCACCGGTTCCACCGAAATCGGTAGAAAAATTGGTGTGGCTGCTGCTGAAATGTTGATTCCATCCACCTTGGAATTGGGTGGTAAATCAGCCAATATTTTCTTTGACGATATGCCATTTGATAAAGCATTGGAGGGCGCACAAAAAGGAATTCTCTTCAACCAAGGGCAAGTGTGTTGTGCCGGTTCACGTATTTTCGTACAAGAAAGCGTTTACGATAAATTTATCGCGGCACTAAAAGAAGAATTTAAGAAAGTTAAAGTCGGCTTACCTTGGGAAGATGACACGCAAATGGGGGCGCAAGTAAACGGAAATCAAGTTAAGGTTATTAGCAAGTATGTTGATATTGCTAAAGAAGAAGGGTGTCAAATTATCCTTGGTGGAGGTAAATCAACCGACCCGGCATTGGCTCGAGGCGAATTTTTCCAACCAACCTTAATTTTAGCGCCTGATAACAAAAAACGTGTGGCACAAGAAGAAATTTTTGGTCCGGTTGCTGTGGTAATCAAATTCAAGGATGAAGCAGATGTAATTAAAATGGCAAATGACAGTGATTATGGCCTAGGTGGTGCGGTGTGGACATATAACATTAATCGTGCGCTACGAGTTGCACGCGCACTTGAAACCGGTCGTGTTTGGGTGAACTGTTATAACCGTTTACCAGCTGGAGCTCCTTTCGGTGGTTATAAAACCTCTGGTATAGGTCGTGAAACCCATAAAATGATGCTTGACGCTTATACACAGGTGAAAAATATCTTCATCAGCACCCGTGAAGAGCGCGAAGGCATGTATTAA
- a CDS encoding beta-phosphoglucomutase family hydrolase, whose translation MIDNRLFEKYDGLIFDMDGTLIDTMPVHARAWNLVGEQFGYRFNSQIMYDLGGATVSTIASAIMQDAGMSQERLNEVIQAKRKLSYELIPTESKLLPTFDVVRHYYQQKPIALGSGSNRRLIDMLIQKLDIERYFNAIVSADDVKEHKPHPETFLRCAELAKAEPSRCIVFEDADLGVKAGLSAGMDVFDVRTCEIIKA comes from the coding sequence ATGATAGATAACAGACTTTTTGAAAAATATGATGGCTTGATTTTTGATATGGATGGCACCTTAATCGACACCATGCCAGTGCATGCACGCGCATGGAACCTAGTAGGGGAACAATTCGGTTATCGTTTTAACAGCCAAATCATGTATGATTTAGGTGGCGCAACCGTGAGCACTATCGCCTCAGCCATTATGCAAGATGCCGGTATGTCACAAGAACGTTTAAATGAAGTGATACAAGCAAAACGCAAACTTTCTTATGAATTGATTCCAACAGAATCAAAATTACTCCCAACTTTTGACGTGGTGCGTCATTACTATCAACAAAAACCAATTGCGCTCGGGTCAGGTTCAAACCGCAGACTGATTGATATGTTGATACAAAAATTAGATATCGAACGTTACTTTAACGCCATTGTCAGCGCTGACGATGTGAAAGAGCACAAACCCCACCCTGAAACCTTTTTACGCTGTGCAGAACTGGCAAAAGCTGAACCGTCACGCTGCATCGTCTTTGAAGATGCCGATCTTGGTGTAAAAGCAGGATTAAGTGCAGGCATGGATGTTTTTGACGTCAGAACATGCGAGATTATTAAAGCCTAA